A region from the bacterium genome encodes:
- a CDS encoding response regulator — protein MTIYTKIRNMKTLLIDDDKWIRNSMSIVFENEDCYLKAVETAEEALKELKVEKYNIIICDYKLPGIDGIEFFEKIKDIYMDTIKILITAYGNKSITEDAICLGVNDVIEKPFTTKTIENSLKLTLLHNKL, from the coding sequence ATGACAATTTACACTAAAATAAGAAACATGAAGACACTTCTCATTGATGATGATAAGTGGATACGAAACTCAATGAGCATAGTATTTGAAAATGAAGATTGTTATCTGAAAGCAGTAGAAACAGCTGAAGAGGCACTGAAAGAACTAAAGGTAGAAAAGTATAATATAATTATTTGTGATTATAAATTGCCGGGTATTGATGGCATTGAGTTTTTTGAAAAAATTAAAGACATTTATATGGACACTATAAAAATTTTGATTACAGCATACGGCAACAAGTCTATTACTGAAGATGCGATCTGTCTTGGAGTGAATGATGTAATTGAAAAGCCATTTACAACAAAAACGATAGAAAATTCTCTAAAATTAACACTATTACATAATAAATTATAA